Part of the uncultured Fibrobacter sp. genome, TTTTTTCGATGTTGTCTGGACTTTCGGGCATTTCAGTAGAAATATAACACTTTTGTAAATTCCAGGAACGGGCGGGGAACGCCCAAAAGGTCGTGATGCGTCGTTTTCACTATGCGTTTCGCGCATACTGAGCATGAAAAAATGGTATTTTGCGGGGCTTGCGCAATTATTTATATTAAAAGCGTAAATTTATAAGGAACAAACCATGAAACTAGGGACGATTATGACGATGCTTGGTATGGGTGCGGTGCTTCAATCTCATTGAAATCTATGCGCATGTTCTCCTCCAAAAACTGGAAGTTATTCTTCAATATTCTTTATGATTTTTGCTGGGTTTCCTGCAATCACCACATGATCAGGAAAAGATTTAGTTACTACAGAAGCAGCAGCGATTACCGTGCCATCTCCTATGGATACACCCGGAAGAATCGTGACTCCACCGCCGATCCAGACATTATCGCCAATGGTGACCGGCTTAGGGATACCAATCTTTTCTCTTCTTGATTCTGCGTCCAACGGATGACCGATTGCATATATACAGGTTTTAGGTCCGATCATACAATGTTCTCCAATCCGAATCGGAGCTGCATCCAGGAACACGCAGTCAAAGTTTATGAACAAGTCATCGCCCGCAAAGATGTTATATCCGTAATCACAATGGAACGGGGGCTTGATGGCTATCCTCTCCCCGCAGTGCCCGAATAGTTGTTTTAACAATGCTTTTCTTAAGGACTCATCTTCCGGAGAACTATTAAAACGAGAACAGAGGATACGAGCGTTTTTCTTATCCTCCATGAGCTGCGGGTCATTTGTAAAAAAAGATTCTCCATTTGTCATTCTTTCTCGTTCAGTTTTCCTGCAATTTTCCATCATTCCCTCCACAAATCCCGATTTGTCTTAG contains:
- a CDS encoding sugar O-acetyltransferase gives rise to the protein MENCRKTERERMTNGESFFTNDPQLMEDKKNARILCSRFNSSPEDESLRKALLKQLFGHCGERIAIKPPFHCDYGYNIFAGDDLFINFDCVFLDAAPIRIGEHCMIGPKTCIYAIGHPLDAESRREKIGIPKPVTIGDNVWIGGGVTILPGVSIGDGTVIAAASVVTKSFPDHVVIAGNPAKIIKNIEE